Proteins found in one Macrobrachium nipponense isolate FS-2020 chromosome 35, ASM1510439v2, whole genome shotgun sequence genomic segment:
- the LOC135208288 gene encoding uncharacterized protein LOC135208288, translating into MPSQIVTYLNNLGNVCTLTKRKVVSLLSTIFDPLGILTPVTIKGKLFVKKLWELKTDWDDELMMDLKKEFDELLNQLNSIEEIKVPRSCFNEGTCSLHVFADASHVAYGACAYVVSSKHTSHLLISKSRVAPSPSLTIPHQELLALTIGMRLAVHLLEIFGDKFSDCTVWSDSQVALSWVFYERSKEVFVTNRVKEIKDLKSSHNIRLLYVKSEDNPADLVTRGISMSLLSKSGLWFHGPTWIIDKNKFPEQEDVVYIESVNVNEIIVEPVLRNPDDDVLVFNCSEFSSLKHALRIVGRLILFGRRIFPDKFRESNNLLVLIRIMQRQAFPTLYYALTNGLQTSSSVPSELRNLIRQLGLYVDKSGVIRCQGRLHNAELPEFAKHPVYVALWQLIVSHYHILNLHCNTNTLVVILRQQFWAGKMRQSVKKILKECLLCKKAQNQPLSSAWISPVTTRTSLSYHKSRFSCVGVDYTGNINVAENEAENEKAYVLLFTCATSRAVALYVCKSMNAQEFLFVFRQFAARHGLPRVLISDNAPNFIAASKFLRDISEEPEVRNYLTDHNLEWKFITPRSPWKGGFYERLIGVVKSCLHRAVYRKRVSFIELNTIVAEAENIINNRPLTYVNEDNADIALTPARLLYGRAITMAPPLNKFVDVPFNENVELRENYARLCETIRKFEKLWLLDYLSSLRERHRNIESSTICPLSIGDLVLIVNDNCKRHKYPLGIIEKLHAGPDNVIRTVEIKTASRNFTRTIESSHSTRM; encoded by the coding sequence ATGCCTTCTCAGATTGTTACATATTTGAATAATCTAGGAAATGTTTGTACTTTGACTAAGAGAAAGGTTGTGTCTCTCCTTTCAACCATCTTTGATCCTTTGGGAATATTGACCCCCGTAACAATCAAGGGAAAACTATTTGTGAAGAAATTGTGGGAACTGAAAACTGACTGGGATGACGAACTGATGATGGATTTAAAGAAAGAGTTCGATGAATTGTTAAACCAACTCAATTCTATTGAGGAGATCAAAGTCCCTAGATCTTGTTTTAATGAAGGAACTTGTAGCTTACATGTATTTGCTGATGCCTCTCATGTGGCTTATGGAGCCTGTGCGTATGTTGTTAGCAGTAAGCACACAAGTCACTTGCTAATTAGTAAGTCTCGAGTAGCCCCGAGCCCCTCACTCACTATTCCCCATCAAGAATTACTTGCTTTGACTATAGGCATGCGCCTAGCTGTTCATTTgttagagatttttggggataaatTTTCAGATTGTACTGTTTGGAGTGACTCCCAAGTAGCTTTGAGTTGGGTATTTTATGAAAGATCTAAAGAAGTGTTTGTAACCAACAGAGTAAAGGAAATCAAGGACTTGAAGTCCAGTCATAACATCAGGTTGTTATATGTCAAGAGCGAGGATAATCCTGCTGATTTAGTTACGCGAGGTATTTCAATGTCTCTTTTGAGTAAGTCAGGTTTGTGGTTTCATGGCCCGACCTGGATTATTGACAAAAATAAGTTTCCAGAACAAGAGGATGTAGTTTACATAGAGTctgttaatgtaaatgaaattattgtagAACCAGTTTTGAGAAACCCTGATGATGATGTACTTGTATTTAATTGTTCTGAGTTCTCCTCattgaaacacgcattaaggatcGTAGGTAGATTGATCTTGTTTGGGAGAAGAATATTTCCTGATAAATTCAGGGAAAGtaataatttacttgttttaatcaGAATCATGCAGCGTCAAGCTTTTCCAACGTTATATTATGCGTTGACTAATGGGTTACAAACCAGTTCTAGTGTTCCCTCTGAGTTAAGGAATCTTATCAGACAATTAGGACTTTATGTTGATAAAAGTGGTGTCATTCGGTGCCAAGGAAGACTTCATAATGCAGAATTGCCAGAATTCGCTAAGCATCCAGTATACGTCGCCTTATGGCAACTTATAGTGTCTCATTATCACATACTCAACTTGCACTGCAACACGAATACACTTGTGGTTATATTGAGACAACAGTTTTGGGCTGGAAAAATGAGACAGTCCGTTAAGAagatcctgaaagagtgcttattGTGTAAGAAAGCACAAAATCAACCTCTAAGTTCTGCCTGGATTTCCCCCGTTACCACCCGAACGAGTTTAAGCTATCACAAGTCCCGTTTTTCCTGTGTTGGCGTCGACTATACGGGAAACATTAATGTGGCTGAAAATGAAGCTGAGAACGAGAAGGCGTATGTCTTGTTGTTTACATGCGCTACGTCAAGAGCGGTTGCCCTATATGTGTGCAAATCCATGAATGCACAAGAATTCCTCTTTGTTTTTAGACAATTCGCGGCAAGACACGGACTTCCGAGAGttttaataagtgataatgcGCCAAACTTCATTGCAGCCAGTAAGTTTCTAAGAGATATCAGCGAAGAGCCAGAAGTAAGAAATTATCTGACGGATCATAATTTAGAATGGAAGTTCATAACACCCCGATCACCTTGGAAAGGCGGCTTTTACGAGAGACTGATCGGAGTGGTGAAATCGTGCTTACATAGGGCCGTGTACAGAAAAAGAGTTTCGTTTATAGAACTCAATACCATCGTCGCTGAAGCCGAGAACATCATCAATAACAGGCCACTAACATATGTCAACGAAGATAACGCCGACATCGCGCTCACCCCTGCTAGACTCTTATACGGCAGAGCTATTACAATGGCTCCTCCTTTGAACAAGTTCGTCGACGTACCTTTCAATGAGAACGTCGAATTGAGGGAGAACTATGCAAGACTGTGTGAGACGATAAGAAAGTTTGAGAAATTGTGGCTACTTGACTATTTGTCTTCTCTAAGAGAGAGGCACAGAAACATCGAGTCTTCAACCATCTGTCCATTAAGCATAGGAGATTTGGTCCTTATAGTAAATGATAATTGTAAAAGACACAAGTACCCTTTGGGAATCATCGAGAAACTCCACGCAGGTCCTGATAATGTTATAAGGACAGTCGAGATAAAAACAGCAAGTAGAAATTTTACAAGGACCATTGAATCAAGTCATTCCACTCGAATGTAA